From Quercus lobata isolate SW786 chromosome 1, ValleyOak3.0 Primary Assembly, whole genome shotgun sequence, one genomic window encodes:
- the LOC115983543 gene encoding yrdC domain-containing protein, mitochondrial translates to MEYRIPSTMNVPTTAQRLPLLNARAFHFLSLPLRGASKFGSHVPILCHSRRVRVGLSNKMALSLENCDVGVENKLGVVRPATEHYAKEAIQALKAEKVIVVPTDTIYGFACDACSMEAVNRIYKIKGREHTRPLAICVGDVSDIMRFAVTDYLPQGLLDSLLPGPVTVVLRRGESSILEKSLNPGLDSIGVRVPDCNFIRAIARGLGSALALTSANLSGQPSSVCIKDFENLWQHCAFVYDGGVLPSGRAGSTIVDLTRLGKYKIIRPGSANEETIAILERHSLLEEATAT, encoded by the exons ATGGAATACCGAATACCCAGTACGATGAATGTTCCAACAACAGCACAAAGACTACCTCTTCTTAATGCTCGTGCCTTTCacttcctctctctccctctccgag GTGCTTCCAAGTTTGGCTCACATGTGCCAATATTGTGTCATAGTAGGAGAGTGAGAGTGGGGTTGTCGAATAAAATGGCTCTGAGTTTGGAAAACTGCGATGTGGGCGTTGAAAATAAGCTGGGGGTGGTTCGCCCTGCCACTGAACATTACGCTAAGGAGGCAATTCAAGCACTTAAAGCTGAGAAGGTTATTGTAGTGCCTACCGATACAATTTACGGGTTCGCTTGTGATGCCTG TTCTATGGAAGCAGTGAATCGGATTTACAAGATTAAAGGACGTGAACATACACGCCCTTTGGCAATATGTGTTGGGGATGTATCAGATATAATGCGCTTTGCTGTCACGGACTATTTGCCTCAGGGCTTGCTTGATTCTCTACTGCCAGGGCCTGTTACTGTTGTATTAAGGCGAG GAGAGTCAAGTATTCTTGAGAAGTCTTTGAACCCAGGATTGGATAGCATAGGAGTCCGAGTGCCTGACTGTAACTTTATCAGGGCTATTGCTCGTGGTTTGGGAAGTGCACTGGCCCTTACCAGTGCAAATCTGAGTGGGCAGCCAAGTAGTGTCTGCATCAAAGATTTTGAGAACCTGTGGCAACACTGTGCATTTGTTTATGATGGTGGTGTGCTTCCATCTGGTCGAGCAGGCTCAACAATTGTGGACCTCACCAGGCTAGGAAAGTACAAGATTATTAGACCTGGAAG TGCAAACGAAGAGACTATTGCAATTCTTGAAAGACATTCTCTACTAGAAGAAGCAACAGCTACTTGA
- the LOC115983552 gene encoding uncharacterized protein LOC115983552, with product MGTEDQKPVAEEGHAVGSCEATIVVPVHKAEDSMGITEETPHVHHWKRRNLFLEIPSRTSGEPSQDFVGIKISSTPTPTPKKVNFLPTPGYSDERITGSPGPSSTRGKSSIRNLLPKLSFMYRTSSDVEKATNLASEVSSTGAQEKPLISRSYSLTKIFTPRVKRTSSLPVTPIAHSNLEAVHIGSVGGAGPINSSRKGVRVQISRSLSVPINNKERSIRRMDSFFRVIPSTPRVKDGDAISNASPTKDADNNDDDGEDIAEEEAVCRICLVELCEGGETLKMECSCKGELALAHQECAVKWFSIKGNKTCDVCKQDVQNLPVTLLRIQSMRTRNTGASRTLEDATGNRVWQEVPVLVIISMLAYFCFLEQLLVGNMGTGAIAISLPFSCVLGLLSSMTSSTMVKRRFVWVYASVQFALVVLFAHIFYSLVSLQAVLSILLATFAGFGVAMSGSSILVEFFRLRRRWQAQLEQRNGSQVMTRPGQFPRSLNSPRIVPPERRHQTEVQNPETFSGV from the exons ATGGGAACCGAGGACCAGAAGCCTGTAGCTGAGGAAGGCCATGCCGTTGGTTCATGTGAAGCAACAATTGTTGTCCCAGTTCACAAG GCTGAAGACTCAATGGGAATAACTGAAGAAACCCCACATGTTCATCACTGGAAGCGGCGAAATCTCTTCCTAGAGATACCCTCCAGAACATCAGGAGAGCCCTCTCAGGATTTTGTTGGAATAAAGATATCCTCAACACCAACTCCCACTCCCAAGAAAGTTAATTTTCTGCCGACACCTGGTTATTCTGATGAAAGAATTACTGGGTCTCCAGGGCCCTCCTCAACTAGAGGCAAATCATCCATAAGAAATCTTTTACCAAAATTAAGCTTCATGTATCGAACTTCCTCAGATGTTGAGAAGGCCACCAACCTAGCTTCTGAAGTTTCATCTACAGGGGCACAAGAAAAGCCTTTGATCTCAAGGTCATATTCacttacaaaaattttcactccTAGGGTGAAGAGAACATCATCACTACCTGTAACTCCAATTGCACATTCAAACCTGGAAGCTGTGCATATTGGAAGCGTAGGTGGAGCTGGACCTATAAATTCAAGT AGAAAAGGAGTACGAGTGCAGATATCTCGCTCTCTTTCAGTCCCTATAAACAACAAAGAGAGAAGCATTAGGAGGATGGATTCATTTTTCCGTGTAATTCCTTCTACACCTCGAGTGAAGGATGGAGATGCAATTTCAAATGCTTCTCCCACCAAGGATGCTG ataacaatgatgatgatggtgaagACATAGCTGAAGAAGAGGCTGTCTGTAGAATTTGTCTGGTTGAACTGTGTGAAGGAGGTGAGACTCTCAAGATGGAGTGCAGCTGCAAAGGTGAACTTGCTCTCGCCCACCAAGAATGTGCTGTAAAATGGTTCAGCATCAAGGGTAACAAGACCTGTGATGTGTGCAAGCAAGATGTTCAGAATTTACCTGTCACTCTTTTACGTATTCAAAGTATGCGAACTCGAAATACTGGAGCAAGTAGAACACTAGAAGATGCTACTGGAAACAG GGTTTGGCAGGAGGTACCAGTACTCGTCATTATCAGCATGCTGGCCTACTTTTGTTTCCTTGAGCAGCTCCTG GTTGGGAATATGGGTACTGGTGCGATCGCTATATCACTTCCATTTTCCTGTGTACTGGGTCTACTCTCATCCATGACCTCATCAACCATGG TGAAGAGAAGATTTGTCTGGGTCTATGCATCGGTTCAGTTTGCTCTGGTGGTTCTCTTTGCACATATATTTTACTCTCTG GTATCTTTGCAAGCAGTCTTGTCGATTTTGCTGGCAACATTTGCTGGTTTTGGTGTCGCAATGAGTGGGAGTTCCATCCTTGTTGAGTTTTTTAGATTGCGAAGAAGATGGCAGGCACAGTTAGAGCAGCGTAATGGTTCACAAGTGATGACTCGACCTGGCCAATTCCCCAGATCGTTAAACTCACCACGGATAGTCCCCCCTGAACGCCGCCACCAAACTGAAGTTCAAAATCCAGAAACGTTTAGTGGGGTTTGA